The window CCTTTACCCCAAAGGGAATTTGTTTCACACATGAGCACATTTCAATAATGTGGTCTGATGACGTGACAATAATGACTTAGAGATTTCATCATGCATGCTAGGCCTTTCAaagtagattttttttgttttactgcATAGTTTCTAGGGCTGGGACGATCCCAGTATCGCACATTTTTCTTCCATGGAAATCGTGtttcgtgttttgtttccttgccacgatactaacgagtatcgcaatactggtatcgtcccagcCCTAATAGTTTCCCCTATGAAATAGGTTATTATGAAGTGTGGTCCACACAGTTTGTGGTTGTGGTGTGATTATGGCTGTTGTGTTGGTGAAAATCATGAATgacctctgtgtctctcccctgtcgCCCATCAGAATACAATAGACACTCTGAACATGCAGGTGGACCAGTTTGAGAGCGAAGTGGAGTCCCTCTCAGTCCAGACTCGAAAGAAGAAGGGAGACAAAGAGGTCAATCGTCTTTTTGCCACGCCATATGGCTATCTTCTCCatatcttcctccttctctccctgtttccTTCCGTAGTACTTGAATCTTTTCTCTTCAGATGCTGTCATTCTAACTCTTAAATTCATCTCTTATCCTGTATGTCTCTCTTTATTTTCTCGGCACGCTGCATTACCCAATGCACCAAAATGTAAAGTAGGTACCATCTACTTTACTATCTGTGTGTTTCACTTTCATGCCTCTACACGTATAGCACATTTGAGATTGTTAGCCCGAACATACAGTGAGCTTTAAGCATCAACTTACACGCGCATCTCTGCTATAGAAACAGGACCGCATCGAAGAGCTGAAACGCTTCATCGAAAAACACCGGTACCACATCCGGATGCTGGAGACCATCCTGCGCATGCTGGACAACGACACCTTGCCGGTGGACTCCATCCGCAAGATCAAGGACGACGTGGAGTACTACATGGACTCGTCGCAGGACCCCGACTTCGAGGAGAACGAGTTCCTCTACGACGACCTGGATCTGGAGGAGCTCCGTAAGTGCTGCTCCATCGTGGTGTTGTCGCGATACGCAGTATCGCGCTACCGATACGACAAAGTATCACGGCAATGGaaacacaacatgaagcaggCTGAATTTCCTGAGGAAACAATCCTGACGTTGGAAACGGTCACCCAAAGTTCCAACATTTGTTTATTTCCCACACTATGGCACACATTGTTTTCCCTTAAGCCGGTCCTTAAAGAACCATGGAGTATCGGAAGTATCGATACTGTGTCGAGACATCACTACTTGTGTGTTTTATTCCTGAATATTGCATTTGTACTGCATATCTTAGACAGCATGTGGAGTATATATAGCCTCAAATGGATGATAGCTTGGTTATTTAAAAAGAAAACTGTGCATAGATCAGCTTTGATATTGgtgattgtggcttctatcaatgtaattgtctgcatagcTTGGTTATTACAATGCTGTAAATTCTATCATTTCTGTTCCTGTTGTCTCTGTATAACTGCCCACTTAACTTTTTCCATATGCAACTTTTTGTTTTTATGTagctacctctccctctgtctccccccatcCATCTCTTGTCTCTCTAGCCGGGTCACTGGTGGCCACGTCCCCGCCGGGCCAATCGCTCCTGGACGACGATCTCTTCCATCAGATCTCCAGCGGCACGCCTACCTCCACCACTTCCTCCTCGCCCATCCCTCCCTCGTCCGCAACTTACACTACGGTGAGGGAACGCCCCCCCGCCCCGCTACTTCTCACTCTACAGCCTCCATTGTATCCCCTACTTGCTCTCCCATTCTTTAGAACCACCCACTCTCATTCTGTAATTAGGTCTTGTGAATTTTGAATGTTCCTGGGTTGGAGTGGGTGCTCAGTGGTCCCTCGCTCTCAGATCAGAGGGGGTTTGGAGCAACGAGGATGAAAGCGAGAGGATTATGATGTTGACGTTTGATTTGAAGTTTGTGTTGAGCCTTAATATGAACAGCACTTGTATGGATTTTGGTACAAAACATAGTGTTTGCATGCGATACAACATGTGTTGCGTTGAATTAGAACAGATGGTCGTGGCTGAGTGCTTATAGGAGGTATTTCTTTGTCCCCCCCCCAGGAGAACTCTGAAGATGACAAGAAAAGGGGACGTTCGACAGACAGTGAAGTCGGTCAGGTGTGATGAATTCCATTGTTAACAGTGCTGTGTATGAGTCACTTGCATTGATTTGGGTCTATGGTCTTAAAAATGTCACAACTTCCCATCTATATATTTTCAGCTGTGCTGCACCAGGAGTGGTTTTGAAGTAATGCCTTTTATAAAATTTCAGTCGCCTATCAAGAACGGCAACCCCTCTTCGtcgttgtcctcctcctcctcttcatcctcctcttcatcctctgccTCCTCGGGAGCCTCCTCATCCTCGCTGGCGACCATCGCCGGGGTTGGCCTGCCGGTCACTGGGGGCAACAGCCTCCTGGGCAACATGGGAGGTCTCCTCTCCAACTCTGGCAGCTACAGAGACGCTACCCAACTGCAGCAGCATTACCATACCCAGCAGGCCAGAAACTCAGTCATCTCCTCCAACGCCCCCTCCAACTCCAACCCTTCGAacaacctcctcctccccagccccTCCGCTTCCTCACCCGCCAACTCTAGCACAACCCTCCCCCCACTCACGCCCAACACCCAGTTGCATGCTCCGTCAAGGCCGCCGCCGTCCTCCAGCTTGGGGCTTGGGTTGGGCTTGGGCCTTGGTAAAGGCGGCATTACGGGGTCACCGGCCGTCAGCCAGATGTCGGGCCTTGGCTTGTCGGGGATGCCGGCATCCCTAAACACCATGGCCGGGCTCCTGGCGGGCTCAACTTCGGCCCCCTACGCCACGGCAGCAGCAGGCTCCGGAACCATCGGAAGCCCCCTAGCAGGGAAAAGCGTCAGCAGTAGCAGCCCGAACTCCGGCACAGTGGGACCGATGGGCGGGAACACTGTCAGCGATCGATCCACGGGCCTGTTGGGCTCTGCGCCCTGTGCAATTGGTGTCAGCGGTGGGATCCTCAGCCTAAGCGGCCTTGGCTCAGGGCAGTTGGCGGTCCAGGGCCCTCCCCTGGTGGCCTCCAGTCCCATAGGAGGCCTGTCCCCTGGAAGCAGCCTGGGAGCCATAGGAAGCATTGGAGGGAACTCTGGTTCAGGCGCGCCAAGCAGCAGCGTGGGCATGGGAGGAGGAAGCACGGCAATCACAAGGCCACCCAGTGGACAGAAGCAGAATGGTAGCACTAGTAAGCTTGAATTACTATCCACTTATATTGTGTTGTTGATTGGTTGTATCCATCCATGCCCTTATTTGGGTATTTTGTTTTGTTCCGTAGTAGTTGTTCAACCCAGCGTTGGGTTGTACAGATAAGGTAGAGCAAACCAAATGTATATCATCTATCTATGTATTATCAGAGTTCTGATTCAGTTTGTAAGCCTCCCTCTCAATCTCCTCTGTCCCAGGTTACAGTGCTGTAGTAGCAGACAGCACACCCGATTCCGCCCTCAATAGTGCCAGCCAATTACAAAGCAGCCAACCCTCGTCTTTGACCTCCACCACCAATCAGCCGTGAGTCAAATATAATAATGAAATGTCCTATAGTGTCTTGGATTGTGACTCTCACTGTACAATGTGTATGGTCCGAATTAGTCAAACGTAAAAGCACATCAACCaatgtctttcctctctcccaccctcccagtAAAGACAGTGGCCCCAGCCTCTTAGGGCCCATGATTCTTCCCAccagctctccctcgccctcctacAGCGAGAGTAAACTTCCAGGCAGCGGTATGCTCAACGGGCCACTCTCCTACACACAGACCTCTGAAAGCAAGGTGAGGAAAAACACAGGTAGCTTCATGTAGTAACTGCCCTGCCCTGagccatttattttattttatttttattttacctttatttaactaggcaagtcagttaagaacaaattcttattttcaatgacggcctaggaacagtgggttaactgcctgttcaggggcagaacgacaggtttgtaccttgtcagctcgggggtttgaacttgcaaccttccggttactagtccaacgctctaaccactaggctactctgccgccccatTACAGGGAGATCTTCTTGGGACTCAACCTGAAGCCAGATTTCCTGATCTCTCACCCAGTCAGTTTAACTTCTTTCCTCTCTTTCAGCCCCAGGAGCCTCTGAGCACTCTAAAGTCTATGGCAGAACGAGCGGCACTGGGCtcaggaatggagggagagatgcttCCTCTGCACCTCACCACAGGTAAGCAACCGACTGGATGTGAAGGCTCAAAATTGGGCCATGGGGGGGGGATCAGTCTTGGAATGAGACCAGTTTGTATTTGGTATAGATCCCCATTAACTGCTGACTTTCTGGTGTCCAGCAAAATCAAGGCAGTGttatatacaattttaaaaacactacaatacatttcacaacacattgagtgctctcaggccactactctactaccgcATATCTTCAACAAAaaatcctttgtgtgtgtgtgtgtgtgtatatgttatcatgtgtgtatgcgtgtgcctGTGTCTCTTTTCGCAATCCCTGCGGTTCCATAAGATGTTTAAAAAagaaaatctgattctactgcttgcatgtGTTACTtgttgtggaatagagttccatgtagtactgtgtgcctcccatagtctattccggtgtatgtgacaataaagcTACTTTTGGGGGGGGCTTTCACACCAGACTCCTTTTTATtactatttttttttctctctctctgtggcttcaGACATTTTCCCCAGCACTACATTGCCCCCGGGGCCTCCCTCGGCCCCCCAGCAGCCCTCGCTTTCAGAGGTCAGCATCCCCCCATCGCTGGGCGTGTGCCCACTCGGGCCTGTGCCCCTGTCCAAAGACCAGCTGTACCAGCAGGCCATGCAGGAATCGGCATGGACGCACATGCCCCACCCCTCCGACTCGGAGAGGATCAGGTACGAACCGAGCCGCAATCTGAAAAAGGTCTCCAGGGTTGAATCTCAAGTCTTCTTGCTTCCCTCTCACATTTTTGGCAAAGCGAGAGGACATGAGGTATCAAGGAAAATACTTTTGAGATTCACCCCAGGTCTACATTTGGGTCATTTCTTTATTGTTGCTTTTGAGACTAAAGGTGTGTAGATTTTTCCTCAGCATTACTCCATGTATTTATCCCTTATTGTGACTGTTTTGGTCCTCCAGGCAGTACCTGATGAGGAACCCATGTCCCACCCTGCCTTTCCACCACCAGGTGCCACCCCCCCACTCCGACTCTGTAGAGTTCTACCAGAGACTGTCCACGGAGACACTGTTCTTCATCTTCTACTacctagaggtgtgtgtgtgcgtttgacaAAACAAGCTTGACTGTGCGACTGAGACGCTGATCATTTCTATGGTTTTACTTTTGAAGATGGCGGTCTGCGTCTTTTCAATCTTCAGGCCAAGCCATGTCATGTCATGGATATGATTGTGCACATAATAGTAACAGATTCCCTTCTGGGTTCTCTCCGCAGGGCACCAAGGCCCAGTATCTGGCAGCCAAGGCCTTGAAGAAGCAGTCGTGGCGGTTCCACACCAAGTACATGATGTGGTTCCAGAGGCACGAGGAGCCCAAGACCATCACAGATGAGTTTGAGCAGGTGAGTTCGGCACCCCTCCACACACTGCAGACTCCTTGGACCGCAACCTGGGGTCGTGTTCATTGGACACAAAACGGAAGAAAACGGATTGAAAATGGGAGCGATTACTTAGACTTGACCAAtaataaatacttattttcattttccgttgcaaaatgtttAAATGTTATCCGTTGCATGCActgttaaaatgtatttttctttgaAGATTGgtcagaattattattatttattttttgggggcgGGGGGTTTGTCTGTGATTTGTTGTTTTACTTTTTGTGCGCTAACATTACTGTGCATCTTCCAATGTATTTTAAAGGGGACGTACATTTACTTTGACTACGAGAAGTGGGGACAACGGAAGAAGGAGGGATTCACGTTTGAGTACAGGTACCTTGAGGACCGAGACCTCCAGTGACATAAGGCAGAGGAGGAGAATAAAAGAAGGTTGGACTTCCGTCGACATTCCTGGATTGAACTCAACACACTGGGAAGAGGGACAGATTCAGACGCCAGACTGAGCCAGTCTTAGCAGAGCATAATGCATTTGGAGCTTCTCCCTCTTTGCCCTGCGAAGCCACACCCCCTACAGTGATAaacccctccctcttttcccatAAGGCAGTTTTGATTTAGATTGGAGCTTTTTATCTCTTACCTGAACTGGAtccctttttatatatatatatatatataatgtttggTTGATAACACACtcctttattattttttactcacCTACCACTCATTTGAGAGAACCAAAGATGATTGGTCAAATCTGTTTTAATTCCCAGCAGTATGGCagtccaatttaaaaaaaaaaaaagtgactaGATGAAGCGAGAGGCCAATCAAATGAGCCCTTGGGGGATGGTGGGTCAGAGGGGGGTGGGTCCAAAGCCTAAGGCATTTCACAGCAGTCCTAGGTCATTGCTGGGTTAGACACAAGCTAAAGACTAGAGGGGAAACGGTAGCATTTCCATGTTACAATAAGGGCTTTTTGGGGTGACTCCATGTTTTAGTCCTAATAAATAGACTCTTCATGGTCACCAGCCCACCCTAATGTTAAACTAATAGCTTCCTCTTGGGTACACCCAGCATTGACCAGACTGCCATAAAGACTGCTATAATAAAATATGGTAACCCagccctcctccatccctccattcattcttATCCCAAGTTACAGCATTACGTTTATATTGCTGTGGTCAACAGCAACAGAAACCACACCAGCACTTAAGCGTCTCGTCTGTAGAGTATGTTTACAAGTGTTTTAACCCGAGAGGTGGGCTTTTACAATAAACTCGACCGCCCTAGTAATAACTTCATTATTTTTGTTCCCGCCACTTTGATGATAATAATGTACAAATCAGTTGTGATTGCACTTCCAAAATTCACTTCAACCTCCAGGTAGATATTTCCTTTTCTCAGGAAGTGTTTGATGGATCATTATGTGAGGAAATATACCAGGTCGGGAGCTCCATTGCAGCACAAAAACCCCACAGAGATCAGACAGACACCGCAggcaattttttttgtccatcCCAATAGGGCTTTCTATCCCTTTTAATGGCCATGTGTTTCATTTCAggctttaaattttttaaataataatatccTCCAATGTTTGGAGTGCAATCTTAAATTCGTCATTTTCGTTTGCCTGTGTATGTCATCTCAGAGATGGAAAGCATTTCAATCCGAAATAGTGAgacccagtttttttttttttaagtttttttttttttaaagaaaataactTGTCAGGGCACCATTCACTGACGAGCCTGCTGTTTTTAATGTTACCTTTTACCTATTTGGCAAGCGGAAGGGAAGAGAAGTCCACCAGAGCTGAAATGTGAAACTCTCCCCCTCTGAAAGGGTGTTGTATAGACTGTCATTTTCATCCTTTACTTTTTGTTTGCCGTTGTCTTCTGGACAGCATGATCAATGACACTTGCAAAGTGGAGCTGATAAAATTAAGTAAATATGAAGCATAACCATGAATAAAGGATTGTAAAATATTAATAAAATAATTACTTTTCagaagtatttttattttattttttatcatatTGATAAAGCTTCTGGGGTATTTTAAAGCAGACAGGTATAATATATTATTACTTGTTCTAATAGTgctacagtattactacagtAATACAGTTCCTTTTATCTTACAATACACATAGTTGGTCCAATAGGTGTACTGAatgctacatgacatttacatTTACCACATGTAGTGTATGCAGGGCCAGTCTCCCAAGAGAGCCTCAGCAGCCATCTTGTTGTTGAACACATCAGCAACCATATGTTGTGTTGTGCTGCGTTTATCATAAGGTATgttgagacaaggagaggaaaacATAGGCGCTCAATGGAGCAATGTAAATACAATGAAACAGAGGGGGCAGCCGAAATTGTATGGTTGAAGTGGTAACATTTAACTTAAAAGCAGGTATGATGCAGTTATAATGTACTACAAGACTTGTCATAAGCATGAATGGATTCCACTTTTTATGTTCTAAGCAATACACGTGGTCACACCTTGAAACGGATTACGACTCGATGCAATATTCATGGGATAGTTCTACCGGTTGATGGAAGGTTGACAGGTGCTTTTTAAAACTTGAGTAGGGTACTCTATTCTACAGAGAGGATAGGTGTCTACCGAGGTAACAATAGAAGCAGTTACCTGCTGTTCCAGATTTAGGAACACTGCGTGCTGATGCTAGGCTTAGGCACTTAGCTCACGCTGCTCTAGGTTATGCATGGCATATGCACTAATAAGCAGCGTGAAAAGACTTGCAGCAAGCCTGTAAGGACAAGCTCTTTAatggggcaatctgcagttgctccATTTGCACTTGTACAATCtacccattgattattgaagaattcAACTTCTAAATGTCTCACGAGTTTAGTTCTGCCCTACACCATCTGTACCCAAAAtacaagcttgttttactccaatgtttgtaaactattaattgtaaacaaacactacagtgcattcggaaagtattcagaccccttgacttattccacattttgttacgttacattctaaatgtatgtatatattttgtaatccctcgtcaatctacacacagcaccacataatgataaagcaaaaacaagtttttagaaatgttagcaataAAACAtactaaaatatcacatttacatacagtggggcaaaaaagtatttagtcagccaccaattgtgcaagttctcccacttaagatgagaggcctgtaattttcatcataggtacacttccaactatgacaaacaaaatgagaaaaaaaatccagaaaatcacattgtaggaattttaatgaatttatttgcaaattatagtggaaaataagtatttggtcacctacaaacaagcaagatttctggctctcacagacctgtaacttcttctttaagaggctcctctgtcctccactcgttacctgtattaatggcacctgtttgaacttatcagcataaaagacacctgtccacaacctcaaacagtcacactccaaactccactatggccaagaccaaagagctgtcaaaggacaccagaaacaaaattgtagacctgcaccaggctgggaagactgaatctgcaataggtaagcagcttggtttggtaaggtaaggtaagatgATAGGTAAgcaactgtgggagcaaatattaggaaatggaagacatacaagaccactgataatctccctcgatctggggctccacgcaagatctcaccctgtggggtcaaaatgatcccacgaacggtgagcaaaaatcccagaaccacacggggggacctagtgaatgacctgcagagagctgggaccaaagtaacaaagcctaccatcagtaaaatgctatgccgccagggactcaaatcgtgcagtgccagacgtgtccaggCCCggctgaagtttgctagagagcatttggatgatccagaagaagattgggagaatgtcatatggtcagatgaaaccaaaatataactttttggtaaaaactcaactcgtcgtgtttggaggacaaagaatgctgagttgcatccaaataacaccatatctactgtgaagcatgggggtggaaacatcatgctttggggctgtttttctgcaaagggaccaggacaactgatccatgtaaaggaaagaatgaatggggccatgtatcgtgagattttgagtgaaaacctccttccatcagcaagggcattgaagatgaaacgtggctgggtctttcagcatgacaatgatcccaaacacaccgcccgggcaacgaaggagtggcttcgtaagaagcatttcaaggtcctggagtggcctagccagtctccagatctcaaccccatagaaaatctttggagggagttgaaagtccgtgttgcccagcaacagccccaaaacatcactgctctagaggagatctgcatggaggaatgggccaaaatagcagcaacagtgtgtgaaaaccttgtgaagacttacagaaaacgtttgacctctgtcattgccaacaaagggtatataacaaagtattgagaaacttttgttattgaccaa of the Oncorhynchus tshawytscha isolate Ot180627B linkage group LG31, Otsh_v2.0, whole genome shotgun sequence genome contains:
- the LOC112229861 gene encoding CCR4-NOT transcription complex subunit 3 isoform X3; this translates as MADKRKLQGEIDRCLKKVTEGVEQFEDIWQKLHNAANANQKEKYEADLKKEIKKLQRLRDQIKTWVASNEIKDKRQLVENRKLIETQMERFKIVERETKTKAYSKEGLGLAQKVDPAQREKEEVGNWLTNTIDTLNMQVDQFESEVESLSVQTRKKKGDKEKQDRIEELKRFIEKHRYHIRMLETILRMLDNDTLPVDSIRKIKDDVEYYMDSSQDPDFEENEFLYDDLDLEELPGSLVATSPPGQSLLDDDLFHQISSGTPTSTTSSSPIPPSSATYTTENSEDDKKRGRSTDSEVGQLCCTRSGFEVMPFIKFQSPIKNGNPSSSLSSSSSSSSSSSSASSGASSSSLATIAGVGLPVTGGNSLLGNMGGLLSNSGSYRDATQLQQHYHTQQARNSVISSNAPSNSNPSNNLLLPSPSASSPANSSTTLPPLTPNTQLHAPSRPPPSSSLGLGLGLGLGKGGITGSPAVSQMSGLGLSGMPASLNTMAGLLAGSTSAPYATAAAGSGTIGSPLAGKSVSSSSPNSGTVGPMGGNTVSDRSTGLLGSAPCAIGVSGGILSLSGLGSGQLAVQGPPLVASSPIGGLSPGSSLGAIGSIGGNSGSGAPSSSVGMGGGSTAITRPPSGQKQNGSTSYSAVVADSTPDSALNSASQLQSSQPSSLTSTTNQPKDSGPSLLGPMILPTSSPSPSYSESKLPGSGMLNGPLSYTQTSESKPQEPLSTLKSMAERAALGSGMEGEMLPLHLTTDIFPSTTLPPGPPSAPQQPSLSEVSIPPSLGVCPLGPVPLSKDQLYQQAMQESAWTHMPHPSDSERIRQYLMRNPCPTLPFHHQVPPPHSDSVEFYQRLSTETLFFIFYYLEGTKAQYLAAKALKKQSWRFHTKYMMWFQRHEEPKTITDEFEQGTYIYFDYEKWGQRKKEGFTFEYRYLEDRDLQ
- the LOC112229861 gene encoding CCR4-NOT transcription complex subunit 3 isoform X1; translation: MADKRKLQGEIDRCLKKVTEGVEQFEDIWQKLHNAANANQKEKYEADLKKEIKKLQRLRDQIKTWVASNEIKDKRQLVENRKLIETQMERFKIVERETKTKAYSKEGLGLAQKVDPAQREKEEVGNWLTNTIDTLNMQVDQFESEVESLSVQTRKKKGDKEKQDRIEELKRFIEKHRYHIRMLETILRMLDNDTLPVDSIRKIKDDVEYYMDSSQDPDFEENEFLYDDLDLEELPTSPSVSPHPSLVSLAGSLVATSPPGQSLLDDDLFHQISSGTPTSTTSSSPIPPSSATYTTENSEDDKKRGRSTDSEVGQLCCTRSGFEVMPFIKFQSPIKNGNPSSSLSSSSSSSSSSSSASSGASSSSLATIAGVGLPVTGGNSLLGNMGGLLSNSGSYRDATQLQQHYHTQQARNSVISSNAPSNSNPSNNLLLPSPSASSPANSSTTLPPLTPNTQLHAPSRPPPSSSLGLGLGLGLGKGGITGSPAVSQMSGLGLSGMPASLNTMAGLLAGSTSAPYATAAAGSGTIGSPLAGKSVSSSSPNSGTVGPMGGNTVSDRSTGLLGSAPCAIGVSGGILSLSGLGSGQLAVQGPPLVASSPIGGLSPGSSLGAIGSIGGNSGSGAPSSSVGMGGGSTAITRPPSGQKQNGSTSYSAVVADSTPDSALNSASQLQSSQPSSLTSTTNQPKDSGPSLLGPMILPTSSPSPSYSESKLPGSGMLNGPLSYTQTSESKPQEPLSTLKSMAERAALGSGMEGEMLPLHLTTDIFPSTTLPPGPPSAPQQPSLSEVSIPPSLGVCPLGPVPLSKDQLYQQAMQESAWTHMPHPSDSERIRQYLMRNPCPTLPFHHQVPPPHSDSVEFYQRLSTETLFFIFYYLEGTKAQYLAAKALKKQSWRFHTKYMMWFQRHEEPKTITDEFEQGTYIYFDYEKWGQRKKEGFTFEYRYLEDRDLQ
- the LOC112229861 gene encoding CCR4-NOT transcription complex subunit 3 isoform X4, which gives rise to MADKRKLQGEIDRCLKKVTEGVEQFEDIWQKLHNAANANQKEKYEADLKKEIKKLQRLRDQIKTWVASNEIKDKRQLVENRKLIETQMERFKIVERETKTKAYSKEGLGLAQKVDPAQREKEEVGNWLTNTIDTLNMQVDQFESEVESLSVQTRKKKGDKEKQDRIEELKRFIEKHRYHIRMLETILRMLDNDTLPVDSIRKIKDDVEYYMDSSQDPDFEENEFLYDDLDLEELPTSPSVSPHPSLVSLAGSLVATSPPGQSLLDDDLFHQISSGTPTSTTSSSPIPPSSATYTTENSEDDKKRGRSTDSEVGQSPIKNGNPSSSLSSSSSSSSSSSSASSGASSSSLATIAGVGLPVTGGNSLLGNMGGLLSNSGSYRDATQLQQHYHTQQARNSVISSNAPSNSNPSNNLLLPSPSASSPANSSTTLPPLTPNTQLHAPSRPPPSSSLGLGLGLGLGKGGITGSPAVSQMSGLGLSGMPASLNTMAGLLAGSTSAPYATAAAGSGTIGSPLAGKSVSSSSPNSGTVGPMGGNTVSDRSTGLLGSAPCAIGVSGGILSLSGLGSGQLAVQGPPLVASSPIGGLSPGSSLGAIGSIGGNSGSGAPSSSVGMGGGSTAITRPPSGQKQNGSTSYSAVVADSTPDSALNSASQLQSSQPSSLTSTTNQPKDSGPSLLGPMILPTSSPSPSYSESKLPGSGMLNGPLSYTQTSESKPQEPLSTLKSMAERAALGSGMEGEMLPLHLTTDIFPSTTLPPGPPSAPQQPSLSEVSIPPSLGVCPLGPVPLSKDQLYQQAMQESAWTHMPHPSDSERIRQYLMRNPCPTLPFHHQVPPPHSDSVEFYQRLSTETLFFIFYYLEGTKAQYLAAKALKKQSWRFHTKYMMWFQRHEEPKTITDEFEQGTYIYFDYEKWGQRKKEGFTFEYRYLEDRDLQ
- the LOC112229861 gene encoding CCR4-NOT transcription complex subunit 3 isoform X5: MADKRKLQGEIDRCLKKVTEGVEQFEDIWQKLHNAANANQKEKYEADLKKEIKKLQRLRDQIKTWVASNEIKDKRQLVENRKLIETQMERFKIVERETKTKAYSKEGLGLAQKVDPAQREKEEVGNWLTNTIDTLNMQVDQFESEVESLSVQTRKKKGDKEKQDRIEELKRFIEKHRYHIRMLETILRMLDNDTLPVDSIRKIKDDVEYYMDSSQDPDFEENEFLYDDLDLEELPGSLVATSPPGQSLLDDDLFHQISSGTPTSTTSSSPIPPSSATYTTENSEDDKKRGRSTDSEVGQSPIKNGNPSSSLSSSSSSSSSSSSASSGASSSSLATIAGVGLPVTGGNSLLGNMGGLLSNSGSYRDATQLQQHYHTQQARNSVISSNAPSNSNPSNNLLLPSPSASSPANSSTTLPPLTPNTQLHAPSRPPPSSSLGLGLGLGLGKGGITGSPAVSQMSGLGLSGMPASLNTMAGLLAGSTSAPYATAAAGSGTIGSPLAGKSVSSSSPNSGTVGPMGGNTVSDRSTGLLGSAPCAIGVSGGILSLSGLGSGQLAVQGPPLVASSPIGGLSPGSSLGAIGSIGGNSGSGAPSSSVGMGGGSTAITRPPSGQKQNGSTSYSAVVADSTPDSALNSASQLQSSQPSSLTSTTNQPKDSGPSLLGPMILPTSSPSPSYSESKLPGSGMLNGPLSYTQTSESKPQEPLSTLKSMAERAALGSGMEGEMLPLHLTTDIFPSTTLPPGPPSAPQQPSLSEVSIPPSLGVCPLGPVPLSKDQLYQQAMQESAWTHMPHPSDSERIRQYLMRNPCPTLPFHHQVPPPHSDSVEFYQRLSTETLFFIFYYLEGTKAQYLAAKALKKQSWRFHTKYMMWFQRHEEPKTITDEFEQGTYIYFDYEKWGQRKKEGFTFEYRYLEDRDLQ
- the LOC112229861 gene encoding CCR4-NOT transcription complex subunit 3 isoform X6 codes for the protein MERFKIVERETKTKAYSKEGLGLAQKVDPAQREKEEVGNWLTNTIDTLNMQVDQFESEVESLSVQTRKKKGDKEKQDRIEELKRFIEKHRYHIRMLETILRMLDNDTLPVDSIRKIKDDVEYYMDSSQDPDFEENEFLYDDLDLEELPTSPSVSPHPSLVSLAGSLVATSPPGQSLLDDDLFHQISSGTPTSTTSSSPIPPSSATYTTENSEDDKKRGRSTDSEVGQLCCTRSGFEVMPFIKFQSPIKNGNPSSSLSSSSSSSSSSSSASSGASSSSLATIAGVGLPVTGGNSLLGNMGGLLSNSGSYRDATQLQQHYHTQQARNSVISSNAPSNSNPSNNLLLPSPSASSPANSSTTLPPLTPNTQLHAPSRPPPSSSLGLGLGLGLGKGGITGSPAVSQMSGLGLSGMPASLNTMAGLLAGSTSAPYATAAAGSGTIGSPLAGKSVSSSSPNSGTVGPMGGNTVSDRSTGLLGSAPCAIGVSGGILSLSGLGSGQLAVQGPPLVASSPIGGLSPGSSLGAIGSIGGNSGSGAPSSSVGMGGGSTAITRPPSGQKQNGSTSYSAVVADSTPDSALNSASQLQSSQPSSLTSTTNQPKDSGPSLLGPMILPTSSPSPSYSESKLPGSGMLNGPLSYTQTSESKPQEPLSTLKSMAERAALGSGMEGEMLPLHLTTDIFPSTTLPPGPPSAPQQPSLSEVSIPPSLGVCPLGPVPLSKDQLYQQAMQESAWTHMPHPSDSERIRQYLMRNPCPTLPFHHQVPPPHSDSVEFYQRLSTETLFFIFYYLEGTKAQYLAAKALKKQSWRFHTKYMMWFQRHEEPKTITDEFEQGTYIYFDYEKWGQRKKEGFTFEYRYLEDRDLQ